The following coding sequences lie in one bacterium genomic window:
- the rpsI gene encoding 30S ribosomal protein S9, which produces MLNNSLSTGRRKTAIARVYLIEGKGKIIINERPASEYFPRLVLQKSVKQPLELVNMIDRFDVHIAVHGGGLSGQADAIKMGIARALLKLDNELRTKLKRAGCLTRDSRQKERKKYGQKAARARFQFSKR; this is translated from the coding sequence TTGTTAAATAACAGTTTAAGTACCGGCAGGAGAAAAACCGCAATAGCAAGAGTTTACCTTATTGAAGGAAAAGGTAAGATTATCATTAATGAAAGGCCTGCATCTGAATATTTTCCAAGACTGGTTTTACAGAAATCTGTTAAACAACCGTTGGAATTGGTTAATATGATTGATAGGTTTGATGTCCATATTGCGGTCCATGGCGGCGGATTAAGCGGCCAGGCCGATGCAATAAAAATGGGTATTGCCCGCGCCTTGCTGAAACTGGACAATGAACTGCGGACAAAATTAAAAAGGGCGGGCTGTTTGACCCGTGATTCTCGTCAAAAAGAGAGAAAGAAATACGGGCAAAAGGCTGCCAGGGCCAGATTCCAATTTTCTAAGAGATAA
- the argJ gene encoding bifunctional glutamate N-acetyltransferase/amino-acid acetyltransferase ArgJ translates to MTYKTNKTYIKIIKNGGITSPCGFLANGIHCGIKHDGKKDLCLIFSETAATAAGVFTKNKVKAAPVTISREQLKNNRISAIVINSGNANACTGKKGLDDAWQMVNITAGVLEIESKEVLVASTGRIGAGLPIEKIKHGIIELKDKLSKSGGHNSALAIMTTDLYPKEIALEFVIDKKRVRLGGMCKGAGMIHPDMATMLCFLTCDINIEKKLLQHILEEAVNDSFNLITVDGDRSTNDTVVITANGMAGNRNIKEGSSDYNIFKNAVSFVCRFLAKEIVKNGEGATKLINIKVNGAKSENEAKKAAFAIANSSLVKTSIFGEDPNWGRIMSAVGSSGINVTEEKIDIFYGKNKITANGQGIEKAYSLVKKYLSNREIELTINLKQGKAHVSVLTCDLTPEYVKINAEKS, encoded by the coding sequence ATGACTTATAAGACAAATAAGACTTATATTAAAATAATAAAAAATGGAGGAATTACTTCTCCATGTGGTTTTTTAGCAAATGGCATTCATTGCGGAATAAAACATGATGGTAAAAAAGATTTGTGCCTTATTTTTTCTGAAACAGCCGCAACTGCAGCCGGAGTTTTTACAAAAAATAAGGTAAAAGCCGCCCCGGTTACAATATCCCGGGAGCAGTTAAAAAATAATAGAATCAGTGCTATTGTGATAAACAGCGGTAATGCAAATGCGTGTACCGGTAAAAAAGGTCTAGATGATGCATGGCAAATGGTCAATATTACAGCCGGTGTTCTGGAAATAGAGTCTAAAGAAGTTTTGGTTGCCTCTACCGGCAGGATTGGCGCCGGATTGCCGATTGAAAAAATAAAACATGGTATTATTGAGTTAAAAGATAAATTGTCAAAAAGCGGCGGGCATAACAGCGCTTTAGCTATTATGACAACTGATCTTTATCCTAAAGAAATTGCGCTTGAGTTTGTTATAGATAAAAAAAGGGTGCGGTTAGGCGGAATGTGCAAAGGCGCGGGTATGATTCATCCCGATATGGCCACGATGCTTTGTTTTTTAACATGTGACATTAACATAGAAAAAAAACTTTTACAGCATATTTTGGAAGAGGCGGTTAATGATTCCTTTAATTTAATAACCGTGGACGGGGACAGGAGTACAAATGATACAGTGGTAATCACGGCGAACGGTATGGCAGGGAATAGAAATATTAAAGAAGGCAGCAGTGATTATAATATTTTTAAAAATGCTGTTTCTTTTGTCTGCCGGTTTTTGGCCAAAGAAATTGTTAAAAACGGGGAGGGGGCAACTAAATTAATTAATATAAAAGTAAATGGGGCCAAAAGTGAAAATGAAGCTAAAAAAGCGGCTTTTGCTATAGCTAATTCCAGCCTTGTAAAAACGTCCATTTTTGGAGAGGACCCGAACTGGGGAAGGATCATGTCGGCTGTAGGTTCAAGTGGTATTAATGTAACTGAAGAAAAGATTGATATATTTTATGGAAAAAATAAAATAACGGCAAATGGCCAAGGGATAGAAAAAGCTTATTCCCTGGTCAAAAAATATCTTTCGAACAGGGAAATAGAATTAACGATTAATTTAAAACAGGGAAAGGCACATGTATCTGTTTTGACCTGTGATTTAACACCTGAATACGTGAAGATAAACGCGGAAAAATCATAA
- the rpsB gene encoding 30S ribosomal protein S2, which produces MVSISMKDLLEAGVHFGHQTKRWNPKMQDYIFGERNGVYIIDLQKTAKKLQEACEFVYNLSSNGKNILFVGTKKQAQDVIAEEAEQCGMFYVNHRWLGGMLTNFQTIKKSINKLKTMEKITDGTSDKLLKKEIIKIKKEKDKLEKILKGIKNIEGLPDAIFVIDSRKENTAICEAKKLNIPVIGLVDTNSDPDVVDYIIPGNDDAIRSIKLITSLVASAVKEGRKKFVENGLVNKKDDKESPAESKADEKENETEGDDNIGLEKDIKK; this is translated from the coding sequence ATGGTTTCAATTTCAATGAAAGACCTGTTAGAGGCAGGAGTGCATTTTGGACACCAGACGAAGAGATGGAACCCGAAAATGCAGGATTATATCTTCGGTGAACGCAATGGAGTATATATAATTGATTTGCAGAAAACCGCAAAAAAACTGCAGGAAGCATGTGAATTTGTTTATAACCTGTCAAGTAACGGGAAAAATATTCTTTTTGTAGGGACAAAGAAACAGGCCCAGGATGTAATTGCCGAAGAAGCTGAACAATGCGGTATGTTTTATGTTAACCATCGATGGCTTGGAGGTATGCTTACTAATTTCCAAACTATTAAGAAAAGCATAAACAAACTTAAAACAATGGAAAAAATAACTGACGGTACATCGGATAAATTGCTCAAAAAAGAGATTATTAAAATAAAAAAAGAAAAAGATAAATTGGAGAAAATACTAAAAGGAATTAAAAATATAGAAGGTTTGCCTGACGCTATTTTTGTAATAGATTCCAGAAAAGAAAACACAGCCATTTGTGAGGCTAAAAAATTAAACATTCCTGTAATAGGTTTGGTTGACACAAATTCTGATCCTGATGTGGTGGATTATATAATTCCAGGGAACGATGACGCTATTCGTTCTATTAAACTTATAACAAGCCTGGTTGCTTCCGCGGTTAAAGAAGGCAGGAAAAAGTTTGTTGAAAATGGGTTAGTTAACAAGAAAGACGACAAGGAATCTCCCGCAGAATCAAAAGCGGATGAAAAAGAAAATGAAACTGAGGGAGATGATAATATTGGTTTAGAAAAAGACATTAAAAAGTAG
- the rplM gene encoding 50S ribosomal protein L13, which produces MKTIFIKQKDIVKKWYIIDAEGKVLGRMASEVAKLLRGKHKPEFAPFLDCGDEVVVINASKVVMTGKKADTKIYRYHTNYPGGLKEIPYNKLLEKKPELIIYDAVRRMLTHNRLQKTLLRHLRVYKGADHKQTAQKPEVWAF; this is translated from the coding sequence ATGAAAACAATATTTATAAAACAAAAAGACATTGTTAAAAAATGGTATATAATTGACGCGGAGGGAAAAGTTCTGGGGCGCATGGCGAGTGAAGTCGCAAAGCTCCTTCGAGGGAAACACAAACCTGAATTTGCTCCGTTTCTTGACTGCGGTGATGAAGTTGTAGTAATAAATGCCTCAAAGGTAGTAATGACAGGAAAAAAAGCGGATACTAAAATTTACCGCTATCATACAAATTATCCAGGCGGGCTGAAAGAGATCCCTTATAATAAACTCTTAGAAAAAAAACCAGAGCTTATTATTTATGATGCTGTCAGGAGGATGTTAACTCACAACAGGCTGCAAAAAACATTACTGAGACATCTAAGGGTGTACAAAGGGGCAGATCATAAACAAACTGCTCAAAAACCGGAAGTATGGGCTTTTTAA